A single region of the Paraburkholderia sprentiae WSM5005 genome encodes:
- a CDS encoding glycosyltransferase family 2 protein — MKLDIPQQVRAAWQVPAFKIQMTSEPCGACCVVIPVINEGARIRNLLERMAALDIAGMADVIIVDGGSTDGSLDLEFLKSRGVHTLLLKTGPGKLSAQLRCAYAFALDQGYEGIVTIDGNDKDDPDAIPRFIDELKRGVDFVQASRYLSGGVAENTPKSRDLAIRLIHAPMLSLFSGFHWTDTTQGFRAYSRKMLLDPKVAPFREVFSTYELLAYLSYRAPKLGYRCLEVATTRRYPKGEVPTKISSVKGNLSVLQVLFKACFGAYDPA; from the coding sequence ATGAAACTCGACATCCCTCAACAAGTCCGCGCGGCGTGGCAGGTTCCCGCTTTCAAGATTCAGATGACCTCGGAGCCGTGCGGCGCATGCTGCGTCGTGATTCCGGTGATCAACGAGGGCGCGCGCATCCGCAATCTGCTCGAACGGATGGCGGCGCTGGACATTGCCGGCATGGCGGACGTGATCATCGTCGACGGCGGCAGTACCGACGGGTCCCTCGACCTCGAATTCCTGAAGAGCAGGGGCGTCCATACGCTGCTGCTGAAGACCGGGCCCGGCAAGCTGAGTGCGCAATTGCGCTGCGCGTATGCGTTCGCGCTCGATCAGGGATATGAGGGCATCGTCACGATCGACGGCAACGACAAGGACGATCCCGATGCGATCCCGCGTTTCATCGACGAGTTGAAGCGCGGCGTGGATTTCGTGCAGGCGTCCCGCTATCTGTCGGGCGGCGTGGCGGAGAACACGCCGAAGTCGCGCGATCTGGCTATCCGGCTGATTCACGCGCCGATGCTGAGCCTCTTTTCCGGTTTTCACTGGACCGATACGACTCAGGGCTTTCGCGCCTATAGCCGCAAGATGCTGCTCGATCCGAAAGTCGCGCCTTTCCGAGAGGTGTTCTCGACGTATGAGTTGCTTGCATATCTGTCGTATCGCGCGCCGAAGCTCGGTTATCGCTGCCTGGAAGTCGCGACCACGCGGCGTTACCCGAAGGGCGAAGTGCCGACCAAGATCAGCAGCGTGAAGGGCAATCTGTCGGTGTTGCAGGTGCTGTTCAAGGCGTGCTTCGGGGCCTATGACCCGGCGTGA
- a CDS encoding FAD-dependent oxidoreductase, producing the protein MQDAVVIGGGFYGTAIAIYLKKQRGLKTVTLIEREPALLVRASYNNQARVHNGYHYPRSFTTAFRSRVNLPRFVCDFPDVVQRDFTKVYAIARRNSKVTARQFERFCQEIGASLQPAPRAIRELFEPRLIEQVFLVEEYAFDSTKLADWARQELAELDVDVRLGTRVERIYRQSEGFVLECDDAYHTALHARYVFNCTYSGLNQFGGDFGGTQTKLKHEITEMALVEASPQLRGLGVTVMDGPFFSMMPFPARGLHTLSHVRYTPHSSWMDAPGDDPYQRLSGYERESRVERMVRDVGRYFPAVYDARYADSLFEVKTVLVKNEGDDGRPILFEQHPASSGLYSILGGKIDNIYDVLEKLDAETFVSASHAHTVLGTGI; encoded by the coding sequence ATGCAAGATGCTGTGGTCATCGGTGGAGGCTTCTACGGAACGGCGATTGCGATCTACCTGAAGAAGCAGCGTGGCCTGAAAACCGTGACATTGATCGAGCGCGAGCCGGCGTTGCTCGTGCGTGCCTCATACAACAATCAGGCGCGCGTCCACAACGGTTATCACTATCCACGCAGCTTCACGACCGCTTTTCGCAGCCGCGTGAATCTGCCGCGTTTCGTGTGCGATTTTCCGGATGTCGTGCAGCGCGACTTCACGAAGGTCTACGCGATCGCGCGGCGCAATTCCAAAGTCACGGCACGGCAGTTCGAGCGCTTTTGCCAGGAAATCGGTGCGAGCCTGCAACCGGCTCCGCGGGCGATTCGCGAGTTGTTCGAGCCGCGCCTGATCGAGCAGGTGTTTCTGGTCGAAGAGTATGCGTTCGATTCCACGAAGCTCGCCGACTGGGCACGGCAGGAACTCGCCGAACTCGACGTCGACGTGAGGCTCGGTACGCGCGTCGAGCGCATTTATCGGCAAAGCGAAGGCTTTGTGCTCGAATGCGACGACGCGTACCACACGGCTTTGCACGCAAGGTACGTTTTTAATTGCACGTATAGCGGCCTGAATCAGTTCGGCGGCGACTTTGGCGGCACGCAGACGAAGCTGAAGCACGAGATCACCGAAATGGCGCTCGTCGAGGCGTCGCCGCAACTGCGCGGGCTGGGCGTCACGGTAATGGACGGGCCGTTTTTCTCGATGATGCCGTTTCCGGCGCGTGGTCTTCATACGCTGTCGCATGTGCGCTACACGCCGCATTCGAGCTGGATGGATGCGCCGGGCGACGACCCGTACCAAAGATTGAGCGGCTACGAACGAGAGAGCCGCGTCGAGCGCATGGTCCGGGACGTGGGGCGCTACTTTCCCGCGGTTTATGATGCTCGGTACGCCGACTCGCTGTTCGAGGTCAAGACGGTGCTCGTGAAAAACGAAGGCGACGACGGCCGGCCGATATTGTTCGAGCAGCACCCCGCGTCGAGCGGGCTCTACTCGATCCTCGGCGGCAAGATCGACAACATCTACGACGTGCTCGAGAAGCTGGATGCGGAGACCTTCGTGTCCGCTTCGCATGCACATACGGTATTGGGAACAGGCATATGA
- a CDS encoding glycosyltransferase family protein, whose translation MPKIPRLLVVQRISLSHDRLMSRSIAARFGPLLTYMAHHDMLEWEEIVESDVTVGQLRRFDAVLFNKHSSNRATDVMRMANDLGLRTIYDMDDWIIDLPMYSVTDLNDDLLANITWLIRQASIATVSNETLRNKLRKIRASVVVIPNGFDHESLPSAPSGWHESTPPRILFSNTDGIKLVQFRKQFFKVIIEFLERHPDVVFEFWGDGFPEMSSIPRLVSKGFLENAAYKAAIRDAGYLFSVVPLGAREDPETLFFNSCKSCIKYIDYGSLGIPGIYSRSPVYEEAVTHGATGLLVNNTAEEWASAMETMYHDRQLRDSTRLNAYVDTHERFGLAGPAKTFLELVTGASPASAQTTPN comes from the coding sequence ATGCCGAAGATTCCGCGCCTACTCGTTGTTCAGCGAATCTCGCTATCTCACGACAGATTGATGTCGCGGTCGATTGCCGCGCGTTTTGGCCCGTTGCTGACCTATATGGCCCATCACGACATGCTCGAATGGGAAGAAATCGTCGAGAGCGACGTGACCGTTGGTCAACTGCGCCGCTTCGACGCGGTGCTGTTCAACAAGCACAGTTCGAACCGCGCGACCGATGTCATGCGAATGGCCAACGACCTCGGCCTGCGCACCATCTACGACATGGACGACTGGATCATCGACCTGCCGATGTACAGCGTCACCGACCTGAACGATGACTTGCTCGCCAATATCACGTGGTTGATCCGTCAGGCATCCATCGCCACGGTGTCGAACGAAACGCTGCGCAACAAGCTACGCAAGATCAGGGCGTCGGTGGTAGTCATTCCGAATGGCTTCGATCACGAGTCCCTTCCATCCGCGCCATCGGGTTGGCACGAATCGACGCCGCCGAGAATCCTCTTTTCCAACACCGACGGCATCAAGCTGGTGCAGTTCAGAAAGCAGTTCTTCAAAGTCATCATCGAGTTCCTGGAGCGGCATCCAGACGTCGTTTTCGAATTCTGGGGCGACGGCTTTCCCGAGATGTCGAGTATTCCGCGCCTCGTTTCCAAAGGCTTTCTGGAAAACGCCGCATACAAAGCAGCGATTCGCGATGCAGGCTATCTGTTCTCGGTCGTCCCGTTGGGCGCCAGGGAAGATCCCGAAACGCTATTCTTCAACAGCTGCAAGTCGTGCATCAAGTACATCGACTACGGTAGCCTGGGCATCCCGGGCATATACTCGCGCTCTCCCGTGTACGAAGAGGCGGTCACGCACGGCGCCACCGGGCTGCTCGTCAACAACACCGCGGAAGAATGGGCCAGTGCGATGGAAACGATGTACCACGACCGGCAACTGCGCGATTCGACGCGATTGAACGCGTACGTCGATACGCATGAACGCTTCGGCCTGGCCGGTCCCGCGAAGACCTTCCTCGAACTGGTGACAGGCGCAAGCCCGGCATCCGCGCAAACCACCCCGAATTAA
- a CDS encoding DUF7657 domain-containing protein encodes MRGRSNNDKPARVVYRLRHCHGGSLANMRSKVTEFPGAVTAAKGYCLRYDRAFDAGIEFAMPTNAKRLLSFRWLLLITVALVGIVYVSQTWSPSSYGIVLQRLQAKDTGLVLGEPKPIRGDEWAVITSLTAASVNNHFERYNKTSPYNDDLRIAFGIPINDWGWLFKPTMMLYKFVNPAYAFSFHYFATFALFILGYTYLFRVVGAGRPQSMLLAFCAYFTAYSQFWWTDKGVLFALYGAAMACLFLRIPKWGRLILFYWLLTGMLIEMFYPPYIVSLAFVGAVFVIAYGKEWLRPAPFIGLLLAAGAAAGTASFYLKDYLIATTKTLYPGGRAFMGGGVGWRQAASQLFPFAMFDGHLHELVPNSNICEAGTFGVFFVLLAMCFANYRNLRTVFKDREFLRRTIILAIALAMMLAWELLPIPSSVGRILLWQNVQPSRMQYAQGLLLLIFVVHVVMRIGFSVTPARIVTLVAAVMLGWMLLKARAEVPFWPNLIDLLIIPFAIIAYLLARYTKMDPGIPLLVASVLTAALVIGRFNPLQQAWPIFNREETAVTAQMHAAVDPKTGYLVTQFLPAAVQNGLGFKSIAYTTAVPQWHFWNQFRNKVDAETFNTAFNRYSNIAMTDDAKPSNPTADSVKVPLAWFKTAP; translated from the coding sequence TTGCGCGGACGCAGCAACAATGACAAACCTGCTCGCGTTGTTTATCGCTTGCGACATTGCCATGGCGGATCGCTGGCCAATATGCGGTCGAAAGTGACGGAATTCCCCGGTGCGGTAACGGCCGCTAAGGGGTACTGCCTGCGGTATGATCGCGCTTTTGACGCCGGAATTGAATTCGCGATGCCTACCAACGCCAAGCGCTTACTCAGCTTTCGATGGCTGCTCCTGATCACCGTCGCGTTAGTTGGAATTGTCTACGTCTCGCAAACGTGGTCGCCATCGTCGTACGGGATCGTACTTCAACGGTTGCAGGCAAAAGATACTGGTCTCGTGCTCGGTGAACCCAAGCCCATCCGAGGTGACGAATGGGCCGTCATTACTTCCCTGACGGCTGCATCGGTTAATAACCACTTTGAACGCTACAATAAAACGTCGCCTTACAACGACGATCTGCGCATCGCGTTCGGCATTCCAATCAACGATTGGGGGTGGCTGTTCAAACCGACAATGATGTTGTACAAGTTTGTCAATCCGGCCTACGCCTTCTCGTTTCACTATTTTGCTACTTTCGCCCTGTTCATTCTGGGCTATACGTACTTGTTCCGGGTCGTTGGCGCAGGGCGGCCGCAATCGATGTTGCTGGCATTCTGTGCCTATTTCACTGCCTATTCGCAATTCTGGTGGACCGACAAGGGCGTGCTCTTCGCGCTCTATGGCGCGGCCATGGCGTGCCTGTTTCTGCGCATCCCAAAGTGGGGTCGGCTGATACTGTTTTATTGGCTGCTGACGGGCATGCTGATCGAGATGTTCTACCCTCCGTACATCGTGTCGCTGGCGTTTGTGGGTGCGGTGTTCGTCATTGCGTACGGCAAGGAGTGGCTGCGGCCGGCTCCGTTCATCGGGCTACTGCTGGCGGCGGGTGCTGCTGCGGGAACTGCCTCGTTCTATCTGAAAGATTATCTGATCGCCACGACAAAAACGCTCTATCCAGGCGGCCGCGCTTTCATGGGCGGTGGTGTTGGGTGGCGGCAGGCGGCGTCACAGCTATTTCCGTTCGCAATGTTCGATGGGCACCTGCATGAACTTGTGCCTAATTCGAATATCTGCGAAGCAGGCACGTTCGGCGTCTTCTTCGTTCTGCTCGCCATGTGCTTCGCGAACTACAGAAATCTGCGCACTGTATTCAAAGATCGCGAATTTTTGCGCCGCACGATAATCTTGGCTATTGCGCTGGCGATGATGCTTGCATGGGAACTGCTCCCGATTCCATCGAGTGTCGGGCGGATCCTGCTTTGGCAGAACGTGCAGCCAAGCCGGATGCAATATGCGCAAGGCCTGTTATTGCTGATCTTCGTTGTCCACGTGGTGATGCGCATTGGCTTCTCGGTGACTCCCGCGCGCATCGTTACTTTGGTCGCCGCTGTCATGCTCGGATGGATGCTGCTCAAGGCTAGGGCAGAGGTGCCTTTCTGGCCGAACCTCATCGACTTGCTGATTATTCCGTTCGCCATCATCGCGTATCTCCTTGCGCGTTACACGAAAATGGATCCGGGCATTCCTCTACTCGTGGCGTCGGTGCTTACCGCCGCTCTTGTGATCGGCCGATTCAATCCGTTGCAGCAGGCGTGGCCTATTTTCAACCGGGAAGAGACGGCGGTGACCGCTCAGATGCATGCCGCGGTGGACCCGAAAACGGGCTATCTGGTCACGCAGTTCCTGCCCGCGGCGGTACAGAACGGGCTCGGCTTCAAGTCGATCGCATATACCACTGCGGTGCCGCAGTGGCACTTCTGGAATCAGTTCCGCAACAAAGTGGATGCCGAGACATTTAACACCGCATTCAATCGCTATTCGAATATCGCGATGACGGACGACGCTAAGCCTAGCAACCCGACCGCCGACTCCGTGAAGGTGCCGCTCGCGTGGTTTAAGACAGCGCCGTAA
- a CDS encoding DMT family transporter — protein MKWLILVLGIASNASASVLVKIAMMPPRRFPSLADPIGALKNGPFWLGLALYGAAFLLYAAALSRLPLNVAQPVLTAGAIASVAVLSVVIFREPFPWTVGAGILFIIAGVALITARVG, from the coding sequence ATGAAGTGGCTGATCCTGGTGCTGGGCATTGCGTCGAATGCATCCGCCAGCGTGCTGGTCAAGATCGCGATGATGCCGCCGCGGCGCTTCCCGAGTCTGGCCGATCCGATCGGTGCGCTCAAGAACGGGCCGTTCTGGCTCGGCCTCGCGCTGTACGGCGCGGCTTTCCTGCTGTATGCGGCGGCGCTCAGCCGATTGCCGCTGAACGTCGCACAGCCGGTGTTGACCGCCGGTGCCATTGCGAGCGTGGCGGTGTTGTCGGTGGTGATATTTCGTGAGCCTTTTCCGTGGACCGTCGGTGCGGGGATCCTGTTCATCATCGCGGGCGTTGCACTTATTACTGCCCGCGTAGGGTGA
- a CDS encoding sugar phosphate isomerase/epimerase family protein: MRIAISNIAWEIADDQQVADILAQHRIDAIDVAPSKYFPDLKTASADDIARVRAWWAERGISITGMQSLLFGTTGLNLFGTAESQQAMLDHLRAVCRVGAGLGATRLVFGSPRNRDRTGLTDDAAHEIAVAFFRRLGDLAAERRVCICLEPNPPRYGANFMTNSRDTAAVVSAVAHPAIRMQLDTGALTINEETPREIVTQYAHLIGHVHASEPDLVTLGEGGTNHRAVAEVLADLLPEQVVSIEMLAPKSGSAMDAVRRAVAEAVSCYRVDGGVRA; this comes from the coding sequence ATGAGAATCGCTATTTCGAATATCGCATGGGAAATCGCCGACGATCAGCAGGTCGCCGACATCCTCGCTCAGCATCGCATCGATGCGATCGACGTGGCGCCCAGCAAGTATTTTCCGGACCTGAAGACCGCCAGCGCCGACGACATCGCGCGCGTACGCGCGTGGTGGGCCGAGCGCGGCATCTCGATCACGGGCATGCAGTCGCTGCTATTCGGCACCACTGGACTGAATCTGTTCGGGACGGCGGAATCGCAGCAGGCGATGCTGGACCATTTGCGCGCGGTGTGCCGCGTCGGCGCAGGTCTGGGCGCGACGCGGCTCGTGTTCGGTTCGCCGCGTAATCGCGACCGCACCGGCCTCACCGACGATGCCGCGCACGAGATCGCGGTAGCGTTCTTCCGCCGCCTCGGCGACCTCGCCGCGGAGCGACGGGTGTGCATCTGCCTCGAACCCAATCCGCCACGCTACGGCGCCAACTTCATGACCAATAGCCGCGATACCGCGGCGGTCGTGTCGGCGGTCGCGCATCCGGCGATTCGCATGCAGCTCGATACGGGCGCGCTCACGATCAACGAGGAAACCCCGCGCGAAATCGTCACGCAATATGCTCACCTGATCGGCCACGTGCACGCGAGTGAACCGGATCTCGTCACTCTCGGCGAGGGCGGCACGAATCACCGCGCGGTGGCCGAAGTGCTGGCGGATCTGTTGCCCGAGCAGGTGGTGTCGATCGAAATGCTGGCGCCGAAATCCGGCTCCGCGATGGATGCAGTTCGGCGCGCCGTCGCCGAGGCGGTTTCCTGCTATCGCGTCGACGGTGGAGTGCGCGCATGA
- a CDS encoding histidine phosphatase family protein, with the protein MDLLLIRHGQSEANAKGLLISTDKDGLTELGKTQSVKLAATLERFAFQPSKIYCSPWARARQTAELLFSPAQPMTFDARLAETHPGIYGSWLEADFNRAFPDFNLNMRNRYENGESHLDMAERVQAWVEDAVKPEAHNPGLIAAVAHGGPISVVLQYLLGVPIETHYPSFTVPNASFTYLKWRADLNRYCLERAGHV; encoded by the coding sequence ATGGATCTCTTGCTGATCAGACACGGCCAGTCCGAAGCCAATGCGAAAGGGCTGCTAATTTCGACGGACAAAGACGGGCTCACCGAACTTGGTAAGACCCAGTCGGTCAAGCTTGCCGCGACGCTCGAACGCTTCGCGTTCCAGCCGTCGAAGATCTACTGCAGCCCGTGGGCACGCGCGCGTCAAACCGCCGAACTCCTGTTCAGCCCCGCGCAACCCATGACGTTCGACGCGAGGCTTGCGGAAACGCACCCCGGCATCTACGGATCGTGGCTCGAAGCGGATTTCAACCGGGCCTTCCCGGACTTCAACCTGAACATGCGCAATCGCTACGAAAACGGCGAATCGCATCTGGACATGGCTGAGCGCGTGCAGGCGTGGGTCGAAGACGCGGTCAAACCCGAGGCGCACAATCCCGGCCTGATCGCCGCAGTCGCCCACGGCGGTCCGATCAGTGTGGTGTTGCAGTATCTGCTCGGCGTGCCGATCGAGACGCACTATCCGAGCTTCACCGTGCCGAACGCATCGTTTACTTATTTGAAGTGGCGCGCGGACCTGAACCGCTACTGCCTCGAACGAGCAGGCCACGTATGA
- a CDS encoding glycosyltransferase family 4 protein, translated as MTGLKFILTTYSTAFTVSGGGESELVQVAEILKASGVHTDIYGIGSRPLSFYDGVIHFSVHADGHAILREAAIRNKRIFLWPNVWWLGPIPASEVARIEDITRSAHKVLFKSRAELENFTQYIRVPAEKIEIMPTCVSNRFLAQPDKDLLSTVSNSTDFALCLGLIEPIKNQLQTIRALNELKLDGLFVGGARDDVYYRQCVAEAHSGITFLPFIQPCSALLRSIIANCSVMAEPSIDPPGRSSLEGAIMQKPLVMSDGPWQREHFEDGVWYASTDSVEEIAAAISGAINDPGRDAKVAATYERVMTRHSASIIGPQIAAVLARESI; from the coding sequence ATGACCGGACTCAAATTCATTCTGACGACTTACAGCACCGCTTTCACCGTAAGCGGCGGCGGCGAATCGGAACTTGTCCAGGTCGCGGAGATCCTGAAAGCGTCCGGTGTCCATACCGACATCTATGGCATTGGCAGCCGTCCGCTGAGCTTCTACGACGGCGTGATTCATTTCTCCGTGCACGCCGACGGTCACGCGATACTGCGCGAAGCCGCAATCAGAAACAAGCGCATTTTCTTGTGGCCCAACGTCTGGTGGCTCGGCCCGATCCCGGCCAGCGAAGTCGCGCGTATCGAAGACATCACGCGAAGCGCCCACAAAGTGTTGTTCAAGTCCCGGGCGGAACTCGAGAACTTTACGCAATACATCCGCGTACCGGCGGAGAAAATCGAAATCATGCCGACATGCGTGTCGAACCGTTTTCTCGCGCAGCCGGACAAGGATCTGCTGTCGACGGTGTCGAACAGTACGGATTTCGCGCTTTGCCTCGGACTGATCGAACCCATCAAGAATCAGCTGCAGACGATTCGCGCGCTGAACGAACTCAAGCTGGACGGTCTCTTCGTGGGCGGCGCGCGCGACGACGTCTACTATCGGCAATGCGTCGCCGAAGCGCATTCAGGCATCACCTTCCTGCCGTTCATCCAGCCCTGCAGCGCGCTGCTGCGTTCGATCATCGCCAATTGCAGCGTGATGGCCGAGCCGAGCATCGATCCGCCGGGCCGCTCGAGCCTCGAAGGGGCGATCATGCAGAAACCCCTCGTGATGTCCGACGGCCCCTGGCAACGCGAGCACTTCGAAGACGGCGTCTGGTACGCGTCGACGGACTCCGTGGAGGAGATCGCCGCGGCGATCTCGGGCGCGATCAACGACCCCGGCCGCGACGCCAAAGTGGCCGCCACCTACGAGCGCGTGATGACGCGCCACTCGGCTTCCATCATCGGTCCGCAAATCGCTGCAGTGTTAGCACGGGAAAGTATTTGA
- a CDS encoding methyltransferase domain-containing protein → MQAEDSGRELRRKRLLSGLDISGSTGVEIGALCWPLVRRSDGGTIIYVDHTDTGHLRQKYRDDPHVVIDEIVDVDAIWGENTLHEAIGGRYIDYVVASHVVEHVPDLVSWLRELGAVLKPTGEVRLVVPDRRFTFDYFRRESRLPEVLASYVERARAPRPYSLLDYCLNAADVSTVEAWQKRIDRPSARLHHNSESALHLARDAFENGSYHDVHCWVFTPRSFAELMGDLCQLGLVDFACEHFRDTAKNDLEFSVVLRRSHDKGYIADSWQRMWLAASTATPGVPFWRVRRKLAMLGATWGVQTASGQRTTGQPSDLDAVVPLEFPPGFVAADYLAMNHDVRDAGADPVVHYRHYGWREGRPIRPPASFAVVEDAHPPAAVAAK, encoded by the coding sequence ATGCAGGCGGAAGACAGCGGTCGCGAACTGCGCCGCAAACGTTTGTTGTCCGGACTCGATATCTCGGGCAGTACCGGCGTGGAAATTGGTGCGCTGTGCTGGCCGCTCGTGCGGCGCAGCGACGGTGGAACGATCATTTACGTCGATCACACCGACACTGGGCATCTACGGCAGAAGTACCGGGACGACCCTCATGTCGTGATCGACGAGATTGTCGACGTAGACGCGATCTGGGGTGAAAACACACTGCATGAGGCAATTGGCGGCCGGTACATCGATTACGTCGTCGCGTCGCACGTCGTCGAGCACGTCCCGGATCTCGTGAGCTGGCTGCGCGAGCTGGGCGCCGTGCTCAAACCCACTGGCGAAGTCCGGTTGGTAGTTCCCGACAGGCGCTTTACGTTCGACTACTTTCGCCGCGAGAGCCGCCTGCCCGAAGTGCTGGCGAGCTATGTCGAACGCGCCCGCGCCCCACGCCCGTATTCCCTGCTCGACTATTGCCTGAATGCCGCCGACGTCAGTACCGTCGAGGCATGGCAAAAACGCATCGATCGTCCGTCGGCGAGGTTGCATCACAATTCGGAAAGCGCGCTCCACCTCGCGCGCGATGCGTTCGAGAACGGTTCGTACCATGACGTGCATTGCTGGGTGTTTACACCGAGATCGTTCGCGGAACTGATGGGTGATCTCTGTCAGCTCGGGCTAGTCGATTTTGCGTGTGAGCATTTCCGCGACACGGCCAAAAACGATCTGGAATTTTCGGTCGTCCTCAGACGCTCTCACGACAAAGGCTACATAGCCGACAGCTGGCAGAGAATGTGGCTCGCGGCCAGCACTGCGACACCTGGCGTGCCGTTCTGGCGAGTCCGCCGGAAGCTCGCCATGCTAGGCGCGACGTGGGGCGTGCAGACCGCATCCGGCCAGCGCACGACAGGACAGCCTAGCGACCTCGATGCTGTCGTACCGCTCGAGTTTCCACCCGGTTTCGTCGCCGCCGACTATCTCGCCATGAACCACGATGTGCGCGACGCGGGTGCCGATCCAGTCGTCCACTACAGGCACTATGGTTGGCGCGAAGGACGTCCGATTCGACCGCCGGCGTCATTCGCGGTGGTCGAGGATGCTCATCCGCCTGCCGCGGTTGCCGCGAAGTGA
- a CDS encoding NAD-dependent epimerase/dehydratase family protein: MNDALIGYTGFVGSTLLKQKHFDAQFRSIDIAQIRGRSFDLVVCAGAPAQKWIANAQPEADREKIEGLIDHLSTVQCERFVLISTVDVFRHPLGVDENTPVDEDGLHAYGLHRRLLEKFVETRFSDHLIVRLPGLVGPGLRKNVIFDFLNDNNLNAIDSRGSFQFYPMVNLWHDIEIALAAGLKLVHLSAAPVTVAEVSEAGFGKPFEQHTVAHPASYDFRTVHAGLFGGTGSYQYSKRETIQAVRAYAQSEPLTSATGSAGNA, encoded by the coding sequence ATGAACGATGCACTGATCGGCTATACGGGCTTTGTCGGCTCGACCCTGCTGAAGCAAAAACATTTCGACGCGCAATTCCGCTCCATCGATATCGCACAGATTCGCGGCAGGTCGTTCGATCTCGTGGTCTGCGCGGGCGCGCCCGCGCAGAAGTGGATCGCGAATGCGCAACCCGAGGCGGACCGCGAGAAGATCGAAGGGCTAATCGATCATCTGTCCACGGTTCAGTGCGAGCGGTTCGTGCTGATCAGCACGGTCGACGTGTTTCGCCATCCGCTCGGCGTCGACGAGAACACGCCGGTGGACGAGGACGGCCTGCATGCCTATGGCCTGCACCGGCGCCTGCTGGAGAAATTCGTCGAGACGCGTTTCTCGGACCATCTGATCGTACGTCTGCCGGGCCTAGTCGGGCCGGGGCTGCGCAAGAACGTGATCTTCGATTTCCTGAACGACAACAACCTCAACGCGATCGATAGCCGCGGCTCGTTCCAGTTCTATCCGATGGTGAATCTGTGGCATGACATCGAGATCGCGCTGGCGGCGGGCCTGAAGCTCGTGCATCTGAGCGCCGCGCCCGTCACCGTGGCGGAGGTTTCCGAGGCTGGCTTCGGCAAGCCGTTCGAGCAGCATACGGTCGCGCATCCCGCGAGCTACGACTTTCGCACCGTGCATGCAGGGCTCTTTGGGGGCACGGGCTCGTATCAGTACAGCAAGCGCGAAACCATTCAGGCGGTGCGCGCGTATGCGCAGTCCGAGCCGCTGACATCTGCAACCGGATCGGCGGGGAACGCATGA